A single region of the Vicia villosa cultivar HV-30 ecotype Madison, WI linkage group LG4, Vvil1.0, whole genome shotgun sequence genome encodes:
- the LOC131594958 gene encoding long chain base biosynthesis protein 1-like isoform X2, whose translation MDYFKETLENITSKYKHTKNLRRYIVVEALYQVEKLDLITAAIGHALATEGGFCTGSARVIDHQRLSRSGYVFSASLPPYLASAAITVIDVLEENPNLLTKLKNNIAVLWRGLLEIPGFTIASHPESPIVYLRLRKSMGSNKAMARRERKVSKVEKIQTITTTHKRFSPKAPTERLFPKAVFSVQN comes from the exons ATGGATTATTTTAAAGAAACTTTAGAGAACATTACTTCGAAATATAAGCACACCAAGAATTTGAGGCGTTATATTGTTGTTGAAGCTCTCTACCAG GTTGAGAAATTAGATCTTATAACTGCTGCTATAGGACATGCATTGGCAACAGAAGGAGGATTCTGCACCGGAAGTGCAAGAGTTATAGATCACCAA CGATTGAGTCGCTCTGGTTATGTCTTTTCTGCTTCATTGCCTCCATATCTTGCAAGCGCTGCAATTACAGTTATTGATGTCCTTGAGGAAAATCCCAATCTGTTAACAAAGTTGAAGAACAACATTGCTGTGTTATGGAGAG GGTTGTTGGAAATACCAGGCTTCACAATTGCAAGTCATCCAGAATCACCAATTGTTTATTTGAGATTAAGGAAGTCAATGGGCTCTAACAAGGCAATGGCAAGGAGAGAAAGAAAAGTCAGCAAAGTGGAAAAGAtacaaacaataacaacaacgcATAAGCGGTTTTCCCCAAAAGCTCCAACGGAGCGCTTATTTCCCAAAGCGGTTTTTTCTGTTCAGAATTGA
- the LOC131594958 gene encoding long chain base biosynthesis protein 1-like isoform X1, whose translation MSFLKRLLLLALVLSTIDTPKFLLLLVICDSVLQVEKLDLITAAIGHALATEGGFCTGSARVIDHQRLSRSGYVFSASLPPYLASAAITVIDVLEENPNLLTKLKNNIAVLWRGLLEIPGFTIASHPESPIVYLRLRKSMGSNKAMARRERKVSKVEKIQTITTTHKRFSPKAPTERLFPKAVFSVQN comes from the exons ATGTCGTTTCTTAAAAGACTATTACTACTTGCCCTGGTTTTATCAACTATTGATACACCCAAATTTCTACTACTGTTAGTGATTTGTGATAGTGTGCTGCAGGTTGAGAAATTAGATCTTATAACTGCTGCTATAGGACATGCATTGGCAACAGAAGGAGGATTCTGCACCGGAAGTGCAAGAGTTATAGATCACCAA CGATTGAGTCGCTCTGGTTATGTCTTTTCTGCTTCATTGCCTCCATATCTTGCAAGCGCTGCAATTACAGTTATTGATGTCCTTGAGGAAAATCCCAATCTGTTAACAAAGTTGAAGAACAACATTGCTGTGTTATGGAGAG GGTTGTTGGAAATACCAGGCTTCACAATTGCAAGTCATCCAGAATCACCAATTGTTTATTTGAGATTAAGGAAGTCAATGGGCTCTAACAAGGCAATGGCAAGGAGAGAAAGAAAAGTCAGCAAAGTGGAAAAGAtacaaacaataacaacaacgcATAAGCGGTTTTCCCCAAAAGCTCCAACGGAGCGCTTATTTCCCAAAGCGGTTTTTTCTGTTCAGAATTGA
- the LOC131597458 gene encoding uncharacterized protein LOC131597458: MLLKEWRTHFNVKQDMLRTMPLWVKLPQLPLHLWGARSLNKIGSAIGMPLVTDECTAHKLRVSYARILVEVDVTRKLVEEITLKDNEGRKMKQAIEHEWKPKFCDKFQRMGHICGEPTLKKVWKPKQQQVVEPPEKPITTTPPVADTIEEIEEEWTKASKCVRDKAWNVRGLNKSGKAREISSRLLELAPEFLILLETRVKANKADAVRNKLSFKGTYLDDYNKHLNGRIWLGWDHNKWNLRYVSSSSQHIHCGVYDTHGDFHFWITAIYAHNTLEERRRLWTKLETIHMNQQGPWCVLGDYNNVANAQDRIGGQMVTEAEYKDMQISDHAILYIRGNTIGKFRGTFRFKNYLTTIEGYDDLVAHSWRQQVRGRPMVILWHKLRRLQTELKRFGKPSTDVKIKLVKARQELEQVQENLRTNRFNIPAIEEIKRITEEIIHWNTIEESIMQQRTKIDWLIKGDGNTAFFHAYLKSKNRAKGMWCLQNSNSDVLTNQEDIEKEVMDFYTNLMDTQSRELEQIDIDAMRRGNQVSMEQRAYLVSPITLKEVEDALKGIGDLKSPGVDGYGAKFSKASWKTIKEDVVAAVMEFFDHCRLYKPFNRTAVTLIPKSNNVKTVKEFRPIAGCTTFYKIISKVLTTRLGKVLPDIISLCQAAFVPGQKIHHHILLAFELMKGYERKGGTPRCMLQLDLQKAYDMVDWRALEEVMYELGLPM; encoded by the exons ATGCTACTCAAGGAATGGAGAACGCATTTCAACGTGAAACAAGATATGCTACGAACTATGCCACTCTGGGTCAAACTGCCTCAGCTACCTCTTCATCTTTGGGGAGCACGTAGCCTCAACAAAATTGGAAGCGCCATTGGTATGCCGCTAGTTACAGACGAATGTACTGCTCATAAACTCCGAGTCTCGTATGCTAGAATCCTTGTGGAGGTTGATGTCACCCGCAAACTGGTGGAGGAGATCACACTGAAGGATAATGAAGGAAGAAAAATGAAGCAAGCCATCGAGCATGAATGGAAGCCAAAGTTCTGTGATAAATTTCAGAGGATGGGGCACATATGCGGTGAACCAACTCTAAAGAAAGTATGGAAACCGAAGCAGCAACAGGTAGTAGAACCACCAGAGAAACCAATCACTACAACTCCACCAGTAGCAGATACCATTGAGGAGATTGAGGAAGAATGGACCAAAGCCAGCAAATGCGTCAGGGACAAAG CCTGGAATGTACGGGGGTTAAATAAATCTGGCAAGGCAAGGGAGATTAGCTCCCGTCTCCTTGAGCTTGCACCAGAATTTCTGATCTTATTGGAGACTAGGGTCAAGGCTAACAAGGCTGATGCAGTCAGGAATAAACTGAGTTTCAAGGGGACTTATCTAGACGATTACAATAAGCACTTGAATGGTAGAATCTGGCTTGGTTGGGATCATAATAAATGGAACTTGAGATATGTTAGTAGTAGTAGTCAGCATATCCATTGTGGGGTATATGACACTCATGGAGACTTCCATTTCTGGATTACTGCTATCTATGCCCACAATACTTTGGAAGAGAGGAGAAGATTATGGACTAAACTGGAAACAATTCATATGAATCAGCAGGGCCCTTGGTGTGTATTGGGGGATTACAACAATGTAGCTAATGCACAGGACAGGATTGGGGGCCAGATGGTCACTGAAGCAGAATACAAGGATATGCAAA TCTCAGATCATGCTATTTTGTATATAAGAGGTAATACAATTGGAAAATTCAGAGGCACCTTTAGGTTCAAGAATTATTTGACCACCATTGAGGGCTATGATGACTTGGTTGCACACAGTTGGAGGCAACAAGTGAGAGGCAGACCAATGGTGATTTTGTGGCATAAATTGAGGAGATTACAAACTGAGCTAAAGAGGTTTGGCAAACCTAGTACTGATGTGAAGATTAAACTAGTCAAGGCAAGGCAAGAGCTTGAACAGGTACAAGAGAATCTGAGGACTAACAGATTTAATATCCCTGCAATTGAAGAGATAAAGAGAATCACTGAAGAAATTATCCACTGGAACACTATTGAAGAAAGTATAATGCAACAAAGAACAAAGATTGACTGGCTCATTAAAGGAGATGGGAACACTGCCTTTTTCCATGCATATCTCAAATCAAAAAATAGAGCAAAGGGTATGTGGTGCCTCCAAAACAGCAATAGTGATGTGCTAACAAACCAGGAGGATATAGAGAAAGAAGTAATGGATTTTTACACTAATCTGATGGACACTCAAAGCAGAGAATTGGAACAGATTGATATTGATGCCATGAGAAGAGGTAACCAAGTATCCATGGAGCAGAGAGCCTATCTTGTGAGCCCAATTACTTTAAAGGAAGTGGAGGATGCTCTAAAAGGCATAGGTGATCTCAAAAGTCCAGGTGTTGATGGGTATGGGGCAAAGTTTTCCAAGGCTAGTTGGAAAACTATAAAAGAAGATGTTGTAGCAGCAGTTATGGAATTCTTTGACCACTGCAGGTTGTATAAGCCTTTCAATAGAACTGCAGTCACCTTGATCCCAAAGAGCAATAATGTAAAAACTGTTAAAGAATTTCGTCCAATTGCAGGGTGCACAACCTTCTACAAAATTATCTCAAAAGTCTTAACTACAAGGTTGGGGAAAGTCCTTCCAGACATTATTAGCCTCTGTCAGGCTGCCTTTGTTCCAGGACAGAAAATCCACCACCATATTTTGCTGGCTTTTGAGCTTATGAAGGGCTATGAGAGGAAAGGTGGTACACCTCGTTGTATGCTCCAATTAGACCTCCAAAAAGCCTATGACATGGTGGATTGGAGGGCTTTGGAGGAAGTTATGTATGAGTTAGGGCTgccaatgtaa
- the LOC131599306 gene encoding uncharacterized protein LOC131599306, whose translation MRGCALSLTTNSIFNSIPFLHIVTSHSQHSFPFPSQSLTIHNPTPSTSLSIHYHHPFSPTSIHAQQHQNQQLHDDSVEEEESFQILTSVKTDYNDIMIVETPSSRMLLLDSSHNVHSILYKERKWTNSYWDEFASLPAIVPKGPIAILGLGGGTAAHLMLELWPSLQLEGWEIDDILIDKARDYFGLSDLEKPTEDGGILNVHIGDVFVPSEDLHKRYAGIVVDLFSDGKVLPQLQEVSTWLELRDRLMTNGRFMVNCGGIDVDSRVAFGSNDPKNLSNDEAWLLNAPMKALSKAFPGQVSWKRMPNETGENFMALTGPLPDLKSWSANVPSPLSTGVMDWKPCGMVSIV comes from the exons ATGAGAGGCTGCGCATTGTCGTTAACCACCAATAGCATCTTCAATTCCATTCCTTTTCTTCACATTGTTACTTCTCATTCTCAACATTCATTTCCATTCCCATCTCAATCTCTCACCATTCACAACCCAACACCCTCAACTTCACTTTCTATCCATTATCATCATCCATTCTCTCCAACTTCAATCCATGCCCAACAACACCAGAACCAACAACTACATGATGAtagtgttgaagaagaagaaagcttTCAAATTCTAACATCTGTGAAAACTGATTACAATGATATCATGATTGTGGAAACTCCTAGTTCTAGAATGCTTCTCCTTGATTCATCTC atAATGTTCATAGCATTCTTTACAAGGAGCGAAAATGGACGAATTCATACTGG GACGAATTTGCCAGCTTGCCAGCCATTGTTCCAAAAGGCCCTATTGCTATCTTAGGTTTG GGTGGTGGAACTGCTGCTCATCTGATGCTTGAATTATGGCCTTCACTGCAACTTGAAGGATGGGAGATTGATGACATT TTGATCGATAAAGCAAGAGATTACTTTGGTTTATCTGATCTGGAGAAGCCAACAGAAGATGGTGGCATTCTAAATGTTCATATCGGCGATGTCTTCGTTCCCTCTGAGGATTTGCACAAAAGATATGCAG GAATTGTAGTTGACTTGTTCTCTGATGGAAAAGTCTTGCCTCAACTGCAAGAG GTTAGTACGTGGTTGGAATTACGGGATAGATTGATGACCAATGGTCGTTTTATGGTGAACTGTGGCGGCATTGACGTGGATTCACGTGTCGCATTTGGAAGTAATGATCCAAAAAATTTATCAAATGATGAAGCATGGTTATTAAATGCACCAATGAAAGCATTATCCAAAGCATTTCCTGGACAA GTAAGTTGGAAGAGAATGCCGAATGAAACCGGTGAGAATTTTATGGCACTTACAGGACCCTTGCCTGACCTGAAATCTTGGTCTGCTAATGTCCCATCTCCTTTGAGCACAGGAGTGATGGATTGGAAACCTTGTGGAATGGTTTCTATAGTTTGA